The following proteins are co-located in the Pseudomonadota bacterium genome:
- the cobS gene encoding cobaltochelatase subunit CobS: MTDSTSIPSLPDTTLSVHKVFGLDTDMTVPAFSMKEEHVPDLDPAYRFDHDTTLAILAGFAFNRRVLVQGWHGTGKSTHIEQVAARLNWPCVRVNLDSHISRMDLVGRDAIVLKEGKQVTEYREGILPWALQRPCALVFDEYDAGRPDVMFVIQRVLEVEGKLTLLDQNRVIRPHPAFRLFATANTVGLGDTTGLYHGTQQINQGQLDRWSIVATLNWLPPEAEAQIILAKVPAWNTEEGRRTVAAMVRMAGLTRTGFVNGDLSTVMSPRTVLTWAENACIFGDLAVAFRVTFLNRCEDLERSVVVEYYQRCLGVELTEKTPSTS; this comes from the coding sequence ATGACCGACTCCACTTCCATTCCCAGCCTTCCCGACACCACCCTGTCTGTGCACAAGGTTTTTGGCCTGGACACAGACATGACCGTGCCTGCCTTCAGCATGAAGGAAGAGCATGTTCCGGATCTGGATCCGGCCTATCGCTTTGACCACGACACCACGCTGGCCATTCTGGCGGGGTTTGCCTTCAACCGCCGTGTGCTGGTCCAGGGCTGGCACGGCACCGGAAAATCCACCCATATCGAGCAGGTCGCCGCGCGCCTGAACTGGCCCTGTGTCCGCGTTAACCTGGACAGCCACATCAGCCGCATGGACCTGGTGGGTCGTGATGCCATCGTCCTGAAAGAAGGAAAACAGGTCACCGAGTACCGCGAGGGAATTCTGCCGTGGGCGCTTCAGCGGCCCTGTGCCCTGGTGTTTGATGAATACGACGCCGGCCGTCCTGACGTGATGTTTGTGATCCAGCGCGTCCTGGAGGTGGAGGGAAAGCTGACCCTGCTGGACCAGAACCGGGTCATCCGGCCCCATCCGGCTTTTCGCCTGTTTGCCACCGCCAACACCGTCGGCCTGGGCGATACCACGGGCCTGTACCATGGCACCCAGCAGATCAACCAGGGCCAGCTGGACCGCTGGAGCATCGTGGCCACACTGAACTGGCTGCCGCCCGAAGCTGAAGCGCAGATTATCCTGGCAAAGGTTCCGGCCTGGAATACGGAGGAGGGACGGAGGACCGTTGCGGCCATGGTGCGGATGGCGGGATTGACCCGCACCGGGTTTGTGAACGGTGACCTGTCCACAGTCATGAGTCCCCGGACCGTGCTCACATGGGCTGAGAACGCCTGTATTTTCGGAGATCTGGCCGTGGCGTTCCGCGTGACGTTCCTGAATCGCTGTGAAGATCTGGAAAGATCTGTGGTTGTAGAGTATTATCAGAGATGTCTTGGGGTTGAACTGACAGAAAAGACCCCGTCCACATCCTGA
- a CDS encoding J domain-containing protein, which translates to MRRARTFSAPDTDTASPVRCCDHPECVQAGEYRAPKSRDRLREYYWFCLDHVRAYNRAWDWYAGMSQEQVEAHIQLDMVWERPAWPLGSWAAEGLLRERVFREFRSGDDAGFHSRKESAPDPASRQEQKALSVLDLVRPVTFARIRARYLQLVKQHHPDANGGDTKTEEILKAVNEAYTFLKSVYGTSG; encoded by the coding sequence ATGAGACGCGCCCGCACATTTTCTGCGCCTGATACAGACACAGCCAGCCCGGTCCGCTGCTGTGACCACCCGGAGTGTGTGCAGGCCGGGGAGTATCGCGCCCCGAAATCCCGCGACAGGCTGCGGGAATATTACTGGTTCTGCCTGGACCATGTGCGCGCCTATAACAGGGCCTGGGACTGGTACGCCGGCATGAGCCAGGAGCAGGTCGAGGCCCATATCCAGCTGGATATGGTGTGGGAAAGGCCGGCCTGGCCGCTGGGATCCTGGGCGGCCGAAGGCCTGTTGCGCGAGCGGGTGTTCCGCGAATTCCGGTCGGGCGATGATGCCGGTTTCCACAGCCGGAAGGAGTCCGCTCCGGACCCGGCCTCCCGCCAGGAGCAGAAGGCCCTGTCTGTTCTGGATCTTGTCCGGCCCGTGACCTTTGCCCGGATCCGGGCCCGGTATCTCCAGCTGGTCAAACAGCATCACCCGGATGCCAACGGCGGCGACACAAAGACCGAGGAAATCCTGAAAGCCGTCAACGAGGCCTATACGTTTCTGAAAAGCGTTTACGGGACGTCCGGATGA
- a CDS encoding DUF1190 domain-containing protein — MIQDVTSAARRWWNSRKTLAGLGILLSCVASFDRTDEDETFVTEGQQKKFDLLDKGPWAVFTSVNDCTEQGFGLEECVASWKITLDTFRERLTAVRYHSAEACATKHRDCVPAFWLRIRVAGDFTSNETEILWSPPMEGWQVLKTYRDFQATDSFLDTGISVPIYRGLVENAGVRADDVTLPLQTAGGNQAVLQP; from the coding sequence ATGATTCAGGATGTCACAAGCGCTGCGCGCAGATGGTGGAACAGCAGAAAAACCTTGGCCGGACTGGGCATCCTTCTGTCCTGCGTGGCCTCTTTCGACAGGACGGACGAGGATGAAACATTTGTCACAGAGGGCCAGCAGAAAAAGTTCGACCTCCTGGACAAAGGGCCCTGGGCGGTTTTCACATCCGTGAACGATTGCACTGAACAGGGTTTTGGTCTGGAAGAATGCGTCGCCTCCTGGAAGATCACCCTGGACACATTCCGGGAGCGCCTGACCGCTGTCCGGTATCACTCGGCAGAGGCCTGCGCCACAAAACACCGGGACTGCGTCCCCGCGTTCTGGCTCCGGATCAGGGTAGCCGGAGACTTCACCAGCAACGAAACAGAAATCCTGTGGTCTCCTCCCATGGAGGGCTGGCAGGTCCTGAAGACATACCGGGACTTTCAGGCCACGGACAGTTTTCTGGATACCGGTATCTCGGTCCCCATTTACCGGGGACTGGTCGAAAATGCAGGCGTACGGGCGGATGACGTGACCCTGCCTCTCCAGACAGCTGGCGGAAACCAGGCTGTTCTTCAGCCGTAG